In one Silene latifolia isolate original U9 population chromosome 10, ASM4854445v1, whole genome shotgun sequence genomic region, the following are encoded:
- the LOC141608530 gene encoding protein FAR1-RELATED SEQUENCE 6-like, which produces MVFDLNEPWDEESGSSGSEDPVNDHFVNDDPVNDHFVNDDFVNDDPVNDHFVNDDAVNDEAVNDEAVNDEAVNDDFVNDDVVNDDAVNDDALDDEPAIIDGGFVQKVGNMLNSGGNADSFEVNPQAKGMSFENGDEFAAYCFLYAYKNAFQLFIRVDKLLKKYVDRGVKRHGSGKNQPRFYMMSRIRLCCTWGAEPSKKNGFKDIVNFEKCKFGIDASLKDDFIVINVATLTHNHELKPEMTPHMVSYRLLDEYFKRRALMNDAAGISIAQNFNSLVSEAGGYANLRVNQSDVRNLINLERRRSRINGDAATLEAKFIKLKELDPDFYYAIEPDIEGKLLNVFWADGRCRAMAKSFGAVFSYDATFCVNRYKMPFTPFVGINHHGSSIVLASALISHEDAESFTWVFRRWLDCMGRAPSVILSDQCKGIGKAVKDVFPNSKHRLCLWHILRNATKNLGKLTRYQEINTDLRKIIDDSADSDDFEEAWHHMVTKYNLKENNWIMYAFDNRHSWAPLYWRDTFCAGMSSTQRSEQTNRFFKNYVNVETTLINFLQSYDNALRMKVEHELQLNYASHEKPCSYNQTVIAEEVFQKAYTNSMFREVQAEVYGLIHTNAEADFNIGGFCLYNVRDEVKTPFGYRREKKYVVQAQLDFGEFTCTCKLFEFRGILCRHIIRVLQIKKVQFIPDKYILNQWRKDLVRGYEHLQVGYYNPAADERISRALAITLKNDYIYRMALHDDEAYALYEAESAKIVKALEAHVGIANLNAIGVGFDVTKVWSKRRLQSKENNQRHMIRNAPPPTEGALRDPVDKRGAGRGSRPRQKTVRRPLNVDDDAGPSQPTPRRRRVNSNTPRNTQ; this is translated from the exons ATGGTGTTTGATCTCAATGAACCTTGGGACGAAGAAAGTGGTAGTTCAGGTAGTGAAGATCCTGTGAATGACCATTTTGTCAATGACGATCCCGTGAATGACCATTTTGTCAATGACGATTTTGTCAATGACGATCCTGTGAATGACCATTTTGTCAATGACGATGCTGTCAATGACGAAGCTGTCAATGACGAAGCTGTCAATGACGAAGCTGTCAATGACGATTTTGTGAATGACGATGTTGTCAATGACGATGCTGTCAATGACGATGCTTTGGACGATGAACCTGCAATTATCGATGGGGGGTTCGTGCAAAAGGTTGGTAATATGTTAAACAGTGGGGGTAATGCTGATTCTTTTGAAGTTAATCCACAAGCTAAAGGAATGTCATTCGAGAATGGTGACGAGTTTGCCGCATATTGTTTTTTATATGCGTATAAGAACGCCTTTCAACTGTTTATTAGGGTTGATAAACTACTGAAGAAGTACGTTGATAGGGGTGTGAAGCGTCATGGATCGGGGAAGAACCAACCTCGTTTCTACATGATGAGTAGAATAAGGTTGTGTTGCACATGGGGGGCGGAGCCGAGTAAAAAGAACGGGTTTAAAGACATAGTAAACTTTGAAAAATGTAAATTCGGCATTGATGCATCATTAAAAGACGATTTCATCGTCATCAATGTCGCAACATTGACGCACAATCATGAACTGAAGCCTGAAATGACGCCTCACATGGTTAGTTACAGGCTGCTTGACGAATATTTCAAAAGGCGAGCTTTAATGAATGATGCCGCGGGTATTTCCATTGCGCAAAATTTTAACAGTTTAGTTAGTGAAGCGGGTGGTTACGCTAATTTACGCGTCAATCAGAGTGATGTAAGGAACCTGATTAATCTTGAACGAAGACGAAGTCGAATAAATGGCGATGCTGCGACTTTGGAAGCGAAATTTATTAAGCTTAAAGAACTTGATCCCGACTTTTATTATGCCATAGAACCAGATATTGAGGGCAAACTACTGAACGTGTTCTGGGCCGATGGACGGTGTAGAGCAATGGCCAAGTCATTTGGTGCTGTATTCTCATACGATGCTACATTTTGTGTTAACAG GTACAAAATGCCGTTTACTCCGTTTGTGGGCATAAATCATCACGGTAGTTCAATTGTACTTGCTTCCGCTTTGATTTCACATGAAGATGCGGAGAGCTTTACTTGGGTTTTTCGGAGATGGTTAGACTGTATGGGTAGAGCACCATCAGTTATACTATCTGATCAATGCAAGGGGATCGGTAAGGCCGTGAAAGACGTATTTCCTAATAGTAAACACCGTTTGTGTCTTTGGCACATTTTGAGAAACGCGACAAAGAATCTGGGCAAGCTTACAAGGTATCAAGAAATTAATACTGACCTtcggaaaattattgatgatagTGCAGATAGCGATGATTTTGAGGAGGCGTGGCATCATATGGTCACTAAATATAATCTTAAAGAAAATAATTGGATCATGTATGCTTTTGATAACCGACATTCATGGGCTCCATTGTATTGGAGGGACACTTTTTGTGCAGGTATGTCAAGTACGCAAAGAAGTGAACAGACGAACAGATTTTTCAAGAACTACGTCAACGTTGAAACTACGCTGATCAACTTCCTCCAGAGTTATGATAATGCCCTACGTATGAAAGTCGAGCATGAGCTACAATTGAACTATGCTAGTCATGAAAAACCATGTTCATATAATCAGACCGTCATAGCTGAGGAGGTCTTCCAAAAGGCTTATACCAATTCCATGTTCAGAGAGGTGCAAGCTGAGGTGTACGGTCTTATACACACCAATGCCGAGGCTGATTTTAACATTGGTGGATTCTGTTTGTATAATGTCAGGGATGAGGTGAAAACACCATTTGGGTACCGTAGAGAGAAAAAATACGTTGTTCAGGCTCAATTGGACTTCGGTGAGTTTACTTGTACTTGTAAACTTTTCGAATTTAGAGGAATATTGTGCAGGCATATTATTCGTGTACTACAGATCAAGAAAGTTCAATTTATTCCCGATAAGTACATTCTGAATCAATGGCGGAAGGATTTGGTTCGGGGTTATGAGCATCTTCAAGTAGGGTACTACAATCCCGCTGCCGATGAACGAATTAGCCGAGCTCTTGCCATAACGCTGAAGAACGACTACATTTATAGGATGGCATTACATGACGATGAGGCGTACGCCTTATATGAGGCGGAATCAGCGAAGATTGTGAAGGCTTTAGAGGCACATGTGGGTATTGCAAATTTGAACGCTATTGGTGTAGGCTTTGATGTAACAAAGGTCTGGAGTaaaaggagattacaatctaaggaGAATAACCAACGCCACATGATAAGGAACGCACCTCCTCCTACAGAAGGCGCTTTGAGAGACCCGGTTGATAAAAGAGGGGCAGGTAGAGGTTCGCGGCCAAGGCAAAAGACGGTAAGGAGGCCTTTAAATGTCGATGATGATGCAGGTCCTTCCCAACCAACTCCGCGTCGAAGAAGGGTTAATTCGAACACACCTCGAAACACTCAGTAG